Sequence from the Salinicoccus sp. Bachu38 genome:
CTTCCAAACAGAAGTTCCTGGCCCAGATCGTGGTTTCGGTCATCGTCTATTTCATCATGACCCGGGCGATCCCGGATATCGCAACGGGCATCCATATACCCGGAACGGATTTCGATATTCCGCTCGGTGTGCTGTTTGTCCTGTGGATCGTCTTCTGGCAGGTCGGCTTTTCGAATGCGGTGAACCTGACGGATGGCCTTGACGGCCTGGCTACCGGTCTATCCATCATTGCATTTTCAAGCTTTCTCATCATCGCATGGATGCGCGGGGAAATGGAGATCGTCCTTTTCCTGATGATTCTGATCGGTACGCTGGCAGGATTTCTGGTCTACAACAAATATCCGGCAAAGCTGTTCATGGGCGATACAGGCTCGCTTGCACTGGGAGGCATCATCGCAACCGTCTCCATCATGCTCAATGAAAGCCTGCTGCTCCTCCTGATCGGAATCGTCTTCGTCATAGAGACGGCTTCTGTGATGATACAGGTGGCCTCATACAAGCTGACGGGCAAAAGAATATTCAGGATGACACCGATCCACCACCATTTTGAACTCAGCGGCTGGAGTGAATGGAAAATCGTCATCGTATTCTGGACGGTGGGTGCCATTGCAGGCGCCATCGGTGTACTATTGGGGGCGTTATAGATGGAAACAGCCAGCTTTGAAAATAAGAATGTGATTGTTCTGGGCTATGGCCGGAGCGGACGGAGTGCAGTATCGGCCCTTGCATCACTCGGGGCCAACATCACACTGACGACAAATGAAGTCATCGCCGATGAAAAAATCAGGCAGACGCTCAAAGGATGGGGCGTCGAAATTGTGGACGGCCACCATCCGACGAGTCTCCTGAATGATGCCGGGCTGATCGTCAAAAACCCAGGCATCCCCTATACCATTCCATTCCTTGAAACAGCAGTCGAGCGGGACATCCCGATCATCACCGATGTGGAGCTTGCGTATCATATGTCTCCCGCCCCGATCATCGGAATCACCGGGACGAATGGAAAAACGACGGTGACGCATCTGATCGGCGAAATGCTCGAACGCTCCGGACGCTCTCCCATACTTTGCGGGAACATCGGCTACCCTGCTTCGGAGGCGGTGAGGGAGGCGACGGCACAGGACATCCTGGTCATGGAACTCTCGTCGTTCCAGCTGATGGGAGTAAAGGATTTCTGTCCGGATACTGCAGTGTTCACGAATATCTATGAAGCACATATCGACTATCACGGATCGAGGGAAGCCTATGTCCAGGCAAAAATGAACCTCGTATCCAATATGGACGCATCGCAGACCGTCATCTTCAATGGCAGACAGCGTGAAATGCTGGCAGGTTACTCCGGGCTCTCCGTGGAATATTTTGCGGCGGAAGGTGATTATGAGGCATGCATCAAGGATGGCATGATCGTCCATAAGGGCACCCCGCTGATCCATCTGGATGAAGTGAAGCTGCAGGGTGCCCACAACCATGAAAATATACTGGCAGCCATCCTCGCAGCCAAGAACCATGGTGCAAGTGATGAAGCCATCAGGGAGACCCTGCTGCATTTCGGCAGCATCCCCCACCGCATGGAATACCTCGGAGAGCATGAAGGCGCAGCATACTACAACGACTCGAAGGCGACAAACAACCTGGCGACGACATTTGCGCTGGAAAGCTTCCAGTCTCCTGTAATCTGGATTGCAGGCGGCCTGGACCGTGGCCAGTCCCTGGACGGGCTCATCCCTTTCATGGACAGTGTCACCATGATCATCACGTTCGGTGAGACGAAGGACAAGTTCCAGAATCTCGCGGAGAAGACCGGGAAGGCGGCGGTGCTGGCCGAGCATCCCCATGACGCGGTGATCAAGGCCGCACAGCACGCGAATCCGGGGGATGTGGTCCTGTTCTCGCCGGCCTGTGCCAGCTGGGACCAGTACAAGGATTATGAAGCCAGGGGCGACCATTTCAAAGAAGGATTCAGTACACTCGAAAAATGAAGGAAGGGGATGGGCCGATGACTGAGCGACCGGATGTAGAAGAGATGAAGCAGAAGCTGAAGCGTTCGAAGGAGACGGCCCATGGGCGGTTGGACACCCGACTTGGCGACAGCTCTCCTCCGGAAGGAACAGAAGAAGAATCCAGCGAAGGCCGGACAGTGGATGAAGAGGAGGAAGCCTCCACCTTCCATCAGAAAAAGGCGGATGCAGACCGGCACCTTTACGCTCCGCATCACGACATCGATGAAGAGGAGATAGAAACGTTCTCCCCGAAGGAGAGGGACAAAGAAAAGCCCAGGAACCAGAAAAAGAAGCGCCCCCGGCCAAAGTTCACCCGGGCACACTTCTACCTGCTGCTGCTGATGATGCTGCTCCTTTCCGTCGGAATGCTGATCTGGTATGTCTTCAGCAGTGCCAGTGACGTAAAAAACATAAACATCAACGGCAATGAACTGATCAGTGATGAGGAACTGGAGGAGCGGCTGCAGTTCGGTACGGGTGATAAAATGTTCAGTGCAAACCTGTCCCGGGCAACGGAGAACATCGCCCTGCTGCCTGCTGTCGAAGACGTGGAGATAGACCGTGAATGGTGGAACACCATCAATGTCTCCGTGACCGAATACCGCGCGGTCGGCTATGTGGCCAACGACACCGACTACTATCCGGTGCTGGAAAATGCCCAGGTGCTCCGCGGCTACCCGTCTCCACCCGGTTCGGCACCCATCCTGCACTATTTTGAAGGCCGGGAATTCGACCAGATGGTGGAAAGCCTGAACGAGATAGAGGCAGAAATACGGGAGAGCATTTCAGAAATCTACTACCGGCCATCGGAGAATTCATCCACACGCATCCATATGTTCATGAATGACGGCCAGGAGATTGTAGCCGACTACAGGACCATCAACGAGAAGATGAATTATTATCTGAGCATGCGTGAAGAGATAGGGGATCCGAACGCCGGCATCATCGACCTTGAGATCGGCAGCAGTTTCCTGCCCTATGGCAGCGAGGAAGCTGTAGAAGTGAAGGCAGGCATCTATGAGGCCCCCGTGCAGGCGCAATACATCGAAGATGTGAATCAGGCACTTGCCAATGTGAAGGACAACCTTTCAAATATCGGGGAGGAGGGAGACGGGGAAGAATGATTCCCCGTCTATTTTTATACTGGACTATTCAGCGTAAATAGTTCACAATATAAAAAGTATAATGTAAACTATATGATAGAGACAGCTGAAACAGGCTTGCTAGGAGGCAAATGAGTTGAAGGAACATTATTATGTCGCCCTGGATATCGGTTCCGCGAGTGTAAAGGCGGTCGTTGGTGAGAAATTCCATGATGGTGTCAACATCATTGGCACGGGCCAGACCTTCACGGATGCGATATCCAAAGGGAAGATAAAAGATTTTGATCTGGCGAGAAATGCAATTATAGATACGGTTAAAAAAGCAAAGATCTCATCCGGTGTGGACATCGATGAAGTCTTTTTAAAAATG
This genomic interval carries:
- the mraY gene encoding phospho-N-acetylmuramoyl-pentapeptide-transferase, translating into MNYLFLFIAFIITAILVPLTIPLLKRMKFGQSIRAEGPQSHQVKTGTPTMGGLTYLIPAIVLSIITLPLVDDAYKMLVMVIVTLGFGLIGFIDDYIIVVKKDNKGLSSKQKFLAQIVVSVIVYFIMTRAIPDIATGIHIPGTDFDIPLGVLFVLWIVFWQVGFSNAVNLTDGLDGLATGLSIIAFSSFLIIAWMRGEMEIVLFLMILIGTLAGFLVYNKYPAKLFMGDTGSLALGGIIATVSIMLNESLLLLLIGIVFVIETASVMIQVASYKLTGKRIFRMTPIHHHFELSGWSEWKIVIVFWTVGAIAGAIGVLLGAL
- the murD gene encoding UDP-N-acetylmuramoyl-L-alanine--D-glutamate ligase, whose product is METASFENKNVIVLGYGRSGRSAVSALASLGANITLTTNEVIADEKIRQTLKGWGVEIVDGHHPTSLLNDAGLIVKNPGIPYTIPFLETAVERDIPIITDVELAYHMSPAPIIGITGTNGKTTVTHLIGEMLERSGRSPILCGNIGYPASEAVREATAQDILVMELSSFQLMGVKDFCPDTAVFTNIYEAHIDYHGSREAYVQAKMNLVSNMDASQTVIFNGRQREMLAGYSGLSVEYFAAEGDYEACIKDGMIVHKGTPLIHLDEVKLQGAHNHENILAAILAAKNHGASDEAIRETLLHFGSIPHRMEYLGEHEGAAYYNDSKATNNLATTFALESFQSPVIWIAGGLDRGQSLDGLIPFMDSVTMIITFGETKDKFQNLAEKTGKAAVLAEHPHDAVIKAAQHANPGDVVLFSPACASWDQYKDYEARGDHFKEGFSTLEK
- a CDS encoding cell division protein FtsQ/DivIB, encoding MTERPDVEEMKQKLKRSKETAHGRLDTRLGDSSPPEGTEEESSEGRTVDEEEEASTFHQKKADADRHLYAPHHDIDEEEIETFSPKERDKEKPRNQKKKRPRPKFTRAHFYLLLLMMLLLSVGMLIWYVFSSASDVKNININGNELISDEELEERLQFGTGDKMFSANLSRATENIALLPAVEDVEIDREWWNTINVSVTEYRAVGYVANDTDYYPVLENAQVLRGYPSPPGSAPILHYFEGREFDQMVESLNEIEAEIRESISEIYYRPSENSSTRIHMFMNDGQEIVADYRTINEKMNYYLSMREEIGDPNAGIIDLEIGSSFLPYGSEEAVEVKAGIYEAPVQAQYIEDVNQALANVKDNLSNIGEEGDGEE